A part of Desulfotomaculum nigrificans DSM 574 genomic DNA contains:
- the leuC gene encoding 3-isopropylmalate dehydratase large subunit — MPMTITEKILAKAAGKDSVKPGDLINAKVDLVLANDITGPVAIKEFAKIGVDRVWDKDRVALVPDHFTPNKDIKSAEQAKMVRDFAHNQELTSYFEVGRMGIEHCLLPEQGLVGPGDVIIGADSHTCTYGALGAFATGVGSTDLAAAMALGETWFKVPESIKFVYNGKLNKWVGGKDLILYTIGRIGVDGALYRAMEFCGEAISQLSMDGRFTMCNMAIEAGGKNGIIQPDEITRQYVEGRTKRPYTFFTSDPDAQYAEVYEFDVTKIEPQVAFPHLPENARPVSEAGQVDIDQAVIGSCTNGRMEDLRLAAEVLKGKKVNKRVRLIIIPGTQEIYRQAMREGLFDIFLDAGAVISTPTCGPCLGGHMGILAKGERCIATTNRNFVGRMGHAESEVYLANPAVTAASAVTGRISHPEEVL; from the coding sequence GTGCCAATGACTATAACAGAAAAAATACTGGCCAAAGCTGCAGGTAAAGACAGCGTAAAACCGGGGGACTTAATTAATGCCAAGGTTGACCTGGTATTGGCCAATGACATTACCGGCCCGGTGGCCATTAAAGAATTTGCCAAGATCGGGGTAGACAGGGTTTGGGATAAAGATAGAGTGGCTCTGGTGCCCGACCACTTCACTCCTAATAAAGACATCAAGTCCGCCGAACAAGCTAAGATGGTGCGGGACTTTGCCCACAACCAGGAGCTTACCAGCTACTTCGAAGTGGGCCGCATGGGCATTGAACACTGTCTGCTGCCCGAACAGGGGCTGGTGGGCCCCGGCGACGTCATCATCGGGGCGGACTCGCATACCTGTACCTACGGCGCCCTGGGGGCTTTTGCCACCGGCGTGGGCAGTACCGACCTGGCCGCAGCCATGGCCTTGGGAGAAACTTGGTTTAAGGTGCCGGAATCCATTAAGTTTGTTTATAACGGCAAATTAAATAAATGGGTCGGAGGTAAAGACCTTATTCTTTACACCATCGGCAGAATCGGGGTGGACGGTGCTCTGTACAGAGCCATGGAATTTTGCGGCGAAGCCATCAGCCAGCTTTCCATGGATGGCCGTTTTACCATGTGCAACATGGCCATTGAAGCAGGCGGCAAAAACGGCATCATCCAGCCCGATGAGATCACCCGCCAATACGTTGAAGGACGCACCAAACGTCCCTATACCTTCTTCACCAGCGATCCGGATGCCCAATATGCGGAAGTATACGAATTCGACGTTACCAAAATAGAACCCCAGGTGGCATTCCCCCACCTGCCCGAGAATGCCCGCCCGGTTAGCGAGGCCGGCCAGGTTGATATCGACCAGGCGGTGATCGGTTCCTGCACCAACGGCCGCATGGAAGATCTGCGCCTGGCTGCCGAGGTTCTTAAAGGGAAGAAAGTCAACAAGCGTGTCAGACTGATCATCATCCCCGGTACCCAGGAGATTTACCGCCAGGCCATGCGGGAAGGTCTGTTTGATATCTTCCTGGATGCCGGAGCGGTTATCAGCACCCCCACCTGCGGCCCCTGCCTGGGTGGACACATGGGGATCCTGGCCAAAGGCGAGCGTTGCATTGCCACCACCAACCGGAACTTTGTGGGCCGCATGGGCCATGCCGAAAGTGAAGTGTACTTGGCCAACCCCGCTGTCACAGCGGCCAGCGCCGTGACCGGCCGTATTTCTCATCCCGAGGAGGTGCTGTAA
- the leuD gene encoding 3-isopropylmalate dehydratase small subunit, with product MKLQGKVWKFGNDVDTDLIIAARYLNSSDPAELARHCMEDADPHFALNVKPGDILVAGKNFGCGSSREHAPIAIKAAGISCVVAKSFARIFYRNAFNIGLPIFECPELIDELNEGDTISVDANTGTIVNLTTGKEYQAAPIPDFMRQIIGAGGLINYVKGRVNQGV from the coding sequence ATGAAGCTGCAAGGTAAGGTTTGGAAGTTTGGCAACGATGTTGATACGGATTTAATTATCGCCGCCCGCTATCTTAACAGTTCGGACCCGGCGGAACTGGCCCGCCACTGTATGGAAGATGCGGACCCTCACTTTGCCCTTAACGTAAAGCCCGGCGACATCCTGGTGGCCGGTAAAAACTTCGGCTGCGGCAGTTCCCGTGAGCATGCCCCCATAGCCATTAAGGCCGCCGGGATATCCTGTGTGGTGGCCAAATCCTTTGCCCGGATTTTTTACCGCAACGCCTTTAACATCGGCCTACCCATCTTTGAGTGTCCCGAGCTTATTGATGAGCTAAATGAGGGGGATACTATCAGCGTGGACGCAAACACCGGAACCATCGTTAACCTCACCACCGGCAAGGAGTACCAGGCAGCACCGATACCGGACTTCATGCGGCAAATCATTGGCGCCGGCGGACTCATCAACTATGTAAAAGGACGGGTGAATCAGGGTGTATAA
- the leuB gene encoding 3-isopropylmalate dehydrogenase: MYKIALLPGDGIGPEIVPQAVRVLQAVGEKYNREFQFETALIGGAAYDATGHPLPEETLDVCRNADAIILGAVGGPKWDNLEPHLRPERGALLPLRKKLGLYANLRPAVVNPALADASTLKADIVSGLDVMIIRELTGGLYFGEKRREDLPGGGQKVVETLEYTTAEIERVVRLGFEMARKRNKKLSSVDKANVLESSRLWREIVERLAEEYPDVELNHILVDNCAMQLVRNPKQFDVMVTENMFGDILTDLASQLTGSIGMLPSASLGGEVALYEPIHGSAPDIAGKNLANPIATILSAAMMLRISFGLETEAAAIEQAVDRVLQQGYRTGDIMQPGKIKVGTVEMTEEIIKALE; this comes from the coding sequence GTGTATAAAATAGCATTATTGCCCGGTGACGGCATCGGGCCGGAAATCGTGCCACAGGCGGTACGGGTACTGCAGGCGGTGGGAGAAAAATACAACCGGGAGTTTCAATTTGAGACAGCCCTCATCGGGGGAGCAGCCTATGATGCCACCGGGCATCCTCTACCGGAAGAAACCTTGGACGTCTGCCGTAACGCTGACGCCATTATTCTGGGAGCGGTGGGGGGTCCCAAGTGGGATAACCTGGAACCCCACCTGCGCCCGGAGCGGGGTGCCCTGCTGCCGCTGCGCAAGAAGCTGGGCCTGTATGCCAACCTGCGGCCGGCAGTGGTTAATCCAGCTCTGGCCGATGCCTCAACTTTAAAGGCAGACATTGTGTCCGGTCTTGATGTGATGATTATCCGGGAATTAACCGGTGGACTTTATTTCGGAGAAAAGCGCCGTGAAGATTTACCCGGCGGCGGACAGAAAGTGGTGGAAACCCTGGAATATACCACTGCCGAGATTGAACGGGTTGTTCGCCTGGGTTTTGAGATGGCCAGAAAGAGGAATAAAAAATTATCATCGGTGGATAAAGCCAATGTATTGGAGAGCTCCCGGTTATGGCGGGAGATTGTGGAGAGGCTGGCCGAAGAATACCCGGATGTGGAACTGAATCATATACTGGTGGATAACTGCGCCATGCAACTGGTGCGCAATCCCAAGCAATTTGATGTGATGGTTACCGAGAACATGTTTGGGGATATCCTGACCGACCTGGCTTCCCAGCTTACCGGTTCAATCGGCATGCTGCCCTCTGCCAGCCTGGGTGGGGAAGTGGCCCTTTACGAACCCATTCATGGTTCTGCACCGGACATCGCCGGCAAGAACCTGGCCAATCCCATTGCTACCATCCTGTCTGCAGCCATGATGCTCCGCATCAGCTTCGGATTGGAAACTGAGGCAGCGGCCATCGAGCAGGCTGTGGACAGAGTGCTGCAGCAAGGCTACCGGACCGGCGATATTATGCAACCGGGCAAAATTAAGGTTGGCACGGTGGAAATGACGGAAGAAATAATTAAAGCATTGGAATAG
- the cimA gene encoding citramalate synthase: MLGDLTPTIKIYDTTLRDGTQGEGVSFSAEDKVKIALRLDEMGFHYIEGGWPGSNPKDMEFFELIKQYPLKQAVVAAFGSTCRPGVPAHQDTNLKRLVESGVKLATIFGKAWDFHVTKALNTTLEENLRMVRDSVAYLKSQGLKVFFDAEHFFDGFKANPDYALAVLQAAAGAGADAVVLCDTNGGSLPFEVQQAVSRVVRQLPGVPVGIHAHNDGELAVANTIMAVQAGATQVQGTVNGLGERCGNANLCSVIPNLAFKLGYQTIPRENLVYLTELSRFVYEVANLNPVANQPFVGESAFAHKGGIHVSALMKETGTYEHLAPELVGNQRRVLMSELSGLSNLLYKYKELHLDKNSPEGRQVLEQLKNMEHRGYQFEAAEGSLELMLRKAVNGYREPFQLESMRLILEMREQQPIYSEAVIKLRVGEELVHTAAEGNGPVNALDNALRKALETIYPRVADLRLLDYKVRVLEEKAGTEALVRVLIETGDGKKTWGTVGVSTNIIEASWQALADSMAYGLLE; this comes from the coding sequence TTGCTTGGGGATTTAACACCGACCATCAAAATCTATGACACCACCCTGCGGGACGGCACCCAGGGCGAAGGGGTTAGTTTTTCCGCTGAGGATAAAGTTAAAATTGCCCTGCGGTTGGATGAAATGGGCTTTCACTATATTGAAGGCGGCTGGCCCGGTTCTAACCCCAAGGATATGGAGTTTTTTGAACTGATAAAGCAGTACCCCTTAAAACAGGCCGTGGTTGCTGCCTTTGGCAGCACCTGCCGCCCCGGTGTGCCGGCCCATCAGGACACTAACCTTAAACGTCTGGTTGAGTCCGGCGTTAAACTGGCCACCATCTTCGGCAAGGCCTGGGATTTCCATGTAACCAAAGCCCTTAATACCACCCTGGAAGAGAACCTGCGCATGGTGAGGGATTCAGTTGCCTACCTGAAAAGCCAGGGACTAAAGGTGTTCTTTGATGCGGAGCACTTCTTTGACGGTTTTAAGGCCAACCCCGATTATGCCCTGGCAGTGTTGCAAGCGGCAGCCGGTGCCGGGGCCGATGCAGTGGTACTCTGCGATACCAACGGTGGCAGTCTGCCCTTTGAAGTACAGCAGGCCGTAAGCCGGGTAGTGCGGCAATTGCCGGGAGTACCGGTGGGTATTCATGCCCATAACGACGGTGAATTGGCGGTGGCCAATACCATTATGGCCGTACAGGCCGGGGCCACCCAGGTGCAGGGAACGGTAAACGGTTTGGGCGAGCGATGTGGTAATGCCAACCTTTGCTCGGTTATTCCCAACCTGGCTTTTAAACTGGGCTATCAAACCATACCCCGGGAAAACCTGGTCTACCTGACGGAATTGTCCCGCTTCGTTTATGAAGTGGCCAACTTAAATCCGGTGGCTAACCAACCCTTTGTGGGAGAAAGTGCCTTTGCTCATAAGGGGGGCATCCATGTCAGTGCCCTGATGAAAGAGACCGGTACCTATGAACACCTGGCCCCGGAACTGGTGGGCAACCAGCGCCGGGTACTGATGTCCGAACTGTCCGGCCTGTCCAACCTGCTGTATAAATATAAAGAGTTACACCTGGACAAAAACAGTCCCGAAGGACGGCAGGTGCTGGAACAGCTGAAAAATATGGAGCACCGGGGCTACCAGTTTGAAGCGGCGGAAGGCTCCCTGGAGCTGATGCTGAGAAAAGCGGTAAACGGCTACCGGGAACCTTTTCAACTGGAGAGCATGCGGCTGATTTTGGAGATGCGGGAACAGCAGCCCATCTACTCAGAAGCAGTCATTAAGCTGAGAGTAGGCGAGGAACTGGTGCATACCGCTGCCGAAGGCAACGGCCCGGTCAACGCTTTAGATAACGCTCTGCGCAAAGCCCTGGAAACCATTTATCCCCGGGTGGCTGACCTGCGGCTGCTGGATTACAAAGTTCGGGTACTGGAAGAAAAAGCAGGTACTGAGGCTTTGGTTCGGGTTTTAATTGAAACAGGTGACGGTAAGAAAACCTGGGGCACAGTGGGTGTGTCAACTAATATTATCGAAGCCAGCTGGCAGGCCCTGGCCGACAGTATGGCCTATGGTCTGCTGGAATGA
- a CDS encoding sigma 54-interacting transcriptional regulator — translation MKELTVITNDTVTLETIQRQIYSLMGEDIKVKGYNLEDDEAQKIQGRVVLISCSSIAPDIFKKYTFEDQVHIIVAQRSIDKSGIKKLLGVKPGTRAAVIVGHRNASEVTIQAIKGLGITQIDFVTEQEYYNGTRNVDIIITPGKSLRIHADIPVLDIGIRNLDVTTVVEILMAFHIYDKYKCHVSNKYTSPIIELSQELHSAFTQISQMKDSLESLVNASHDGVIMVDKNLEISVINNKVCEMFRIKKENVLGKCFSRELGFPCDWQEVLNNTVIRYGENSLLIGVTPVSSCDGDIGRVVTFRDVTEIQKLEQIVRKNTTARGHVAHYTFKDIIGESPEIVETKKIAAQIANTEGTTLIYGESGVGKELYAQAIHRSSKRKNGPFVAINFSALPDNLVESELFGYEEGAFTGARKGGKPGFFEMAHGGTIFLDEIGDADLYIQTRLLRVLQEKEVMRIGSTKVIPVDVRVITATNKYLPQLVKEKKFREDLYYRLNVLPLSIPPLRKRGKDVLLLFDHLCTQKGLTFRLTESAQELLLSHCWPGNVRELVNLIEYLCCTKPYNDVIDIKDFPIHLIESVTSCPVPVHINHSPLVTSDKNEKNTCDNYGLTNELVKVLKQIYINQQNGINSGRRSLANLIPGITEARIRSILKELEKKGLLELNLGRKGARLTSRGIEAIKTTDII, via the coding sequence GTGAAAGAACTAACTGTAATCACTAATGATACAGTGACTCTTGAGACCATTCAACGTCAAATCTATTCTCTCATGGGTGAAGATATTAAAGTAAAGGGTTACAATCTGGAGGATGACGAGGCTCAAAAGATACAGGGACGTGTTGTTCTGATTTCCTGCTCCAGTATAGCCCCGGATATATTTAAAAAATATACCTTTGAAGATCAGGTACATATTATTGTGGCTCAACGATCGATTGACAAGTCTGGTATTAAAAAATTGCTTGGAGTTAAACCTGGAACCAGGGCAGCGGTCATAGTTGGGCATCGGAATGCTTCAGAGGTAACGATACAAGCAATTAAGGGGTTAGGTATTACCCAAATAGACTTTGTAACTGAGCAGGAATATTATAACGGTACACGTAATGTGGATATCATCATTACGCCGGGAAAATCTCTGCGGATACATGCTGATATACCGGTGCTGGATATAGGCATACGTAATTTAGATGTTACCACTGTAGTGGAAATTCTAATGGCTTTTCATATATATGATAAATACAAATGCCATGTATCGAATAAATATACGAGCCCGATAATTGAATTAAGCCAGGAACTTCATAGTGCATTTACACAAATCTCTCAAATGAAAGATTCATTAGAGAGTTTAGTGAATGCCAGCCATGACGGGGTAATAATGGTTGACAAAAATCTCGAAATTTCAGTGATAAATAATAAGGTCTGTGAAATGTTCAGAATTAAAAAAGAAAATGTACTTGGCAAATGTTTCTCAAGGGAATTGGGCTTTCCCTGTGACTGGCAGGAGGTTTTAAACAATACTGTTATAAGGTATGGCGAAAACAGCCTGCTAATAGGTGTGACTCCGGTTTCCTCTTGTGATGGGGACATCGGCAGAGTGGTGACGTTCCGGGATGTTACTGAAATTCAAAAGTTGGAGCAAATAGTTCGTAAAAATACTACAGCCCGTGGCCACGTTGCTCATTATACCTTTAAAGATATTATTGGCGAAAGCCCTGAAATAGTGGAAACTAAGAAAATAGCAGCTCAGATAGCCAATACAGAAGGAACGACTCTAATATATGGGGAAAGTGGTGTGGGCAAGGAATTATACGCCCAGGCTATTCATAGAAGTTCTAAGCGAAAAAATGGGCCTTTTGTAGCCATAAACTTTTCTGCACTACCGGATAATCTTGTAGAAAGTGAGTTGTTTGGTTACGAAGAAGGGGCTTTTACTGGTGCCCGAAAGGGTGGCAAACCTGGCTTTTTTGAAATGGCACACGGGGGAACTATTTTTCTCGATGAAATTGGAGATGCGGATCTCTACATTCAAACCCGGTTACTAAGGGTTCTACAAGAAAAAGAGGTTATGAGGATAGGGTCAACCAAAGTAATTCCAGTTGATGTCAGGGTAATCACTGCAACTAACAAATACCTACCTCAACTGGTAAAAGAGAAAAAGTTCAGAGAAGACCTTTATTATCGGCTCAATGTGCTGCCTTTAAGTATTCCACCTCTAAGAAAACGTGGCAAAGATGTTTTACTACTTTTTGATCACCTATGTACACAAAAGGGGCTTACTTTTCGGTTGACTGAAAGTGCACAGGAGTTGTTACTGAGCCATTGTTGGCCTGGAAATGTGCGTGAATTGGTAAATTTAATAGAATATCTTTGTTGCACAAAACCTTATAATGATGTGATCGATATTAAAGATTTTCCTATTCACCTTATTGAATCGGTCACATCTTGCCCGGTACCGGTTCATATAAATCATTCTCCTCTGGTTACAAGCGATAAAAATGAGAAAAACACCTGCGATAACTATGGATTAACCAACGAATTAGTTAAAGTTCTAAAGCAAATATATATAAACCAGCAAAACGGGATTAATTCAGGGAGGAGAAGCTTAGCCAACTTAATTCCCGGCATTACCGAGGCAAGGATCAGATCGATTCTGAAGGAACTGGAAAAAAAGGGTTTGTTAGAATTAAACCTCGGGAGAAAGGGAGCCCGGTTAACATCCAGGGGTATTGAGGCAATAAAAACAACTGATATAATTTAA
- a CDS encoding 4Fe-4S binding protein, with protein sequence MNVDLEKCLGCGSCVPYCPMRALSIVEDQLSINHDECVECNICYRANVCPTEALLITELTWPRIVRNVFSDPLMSHDTTGVPGRGTEEMKTNDVTNRFVEGHLGIAIEMGRPGTGTRFYDVEKVAQAVAKFGVKFEVLNPVTSLMTDTVTGKIKEDVLNEKVLSAIIEFDIEEEKGPQVLQAIKEVSSQIETVFSLDVCAKVPSDNSLPSEKAAYTSGITPSINGKTNVGLGRV encoded by the coding sequence ATGAATGTAGATTTAGAAAAGTGTTTGGGATGCGGAAGTTGTGTTCCATACTGCCCAATGAGGGCTCTGTCAATAGTGGAGGATCAACTTTCAATTAACCATGATGAGTGTGTAGAATGCAATATTTGTTACCGGGCCAATGTCTGCCCGACCGAAGCCCTCTTAATTACGGAGTTAACCTGGCCAAGGATAGTAAGAAACGTATTTAGTGATCCTCTCATGTCTCATGATACCACCGGTGTTCCCGGTCGTGGTACTGAAGAAATGAAAACAAACGATGTTACAAATCGCTTTGTAGAAGGGCACCTTGGCATAGCCATTGAAATGGGCCGGCCAGGTACCGGAACACGGTTCTATGATGTAGAAAAGGTAGCCCAGGCGGTAGCTAAATTTGGTGTTAAGTTTGAAGTGCTTAACCCTGTTACTAGCTTGATGACTGATACTGTAACCGGCAAAATCAAGGAAGATGTTTTAAATGAAAAAGTTCTCTCAGCTATCATCGAATTTGATATCGAGGAAGAAAAAGGGCCTCAGGTGTTACAAGCAATTAAGGAGGTTTCCTCACAAATTGAAACTGTTTTTAGCCTGGATGTATGCGCAAAAGTACCATCCGATAATTCATTGCCTTCCGAAAAAGCAGCTTATACCAGCGGAATAACACCCAGCATAAACGGAAAAACAAATGTCGGATTAGGTAGAGTTTAA
- a CDS encoding ferredoxin domain-containing protein codes for MNVLEQVASLMELSAHTAPKTGGKSFITTKIIKDDALKVLADEMVHYGVNTGRKDFDRDAKGVAAADAVLLIALKDPKAAGLDCGACGLEKCSYLEQVEGPQFVGGICAWRLIDLGIALGSAAKTASIHNADNRIMYRVGVVARAKGYIDGQIVVGIPLAGQGKNIFFDR; via the coding sequence ATGAATGTACTTGAACAAGTGGCCAGTCTGATGGAATTATCTGCTCATACCGCGCCAAAGACAGGTGGAAAAAGCTTTATCACGACCAAAATAATTAAGGATGATGCGCTTAAAGTTCTGGCCGATGAAATGGTTCACTATGGGGTAAATACAGGTAGAAAAGATTTTGACCGGGACGCCAAGGGGGTAGCTGCTGCAGATGCGGTCTTATTGATAGCGTTAAAAGACCCTAAAGCCGCCGGGCTGGATTGTGGTGCCTGTGGGTTGGAAAAGTGCAGTTATTTAGAACAAGTTGAAGGACCGCAATTTGTGGGGGGTATATGTGCCTGGCGATTGATAGACCTAGGGATAGCTTTGGGTTCAGCTGCCAAAACGGCAAGTATACACAATGCTGACAATAGAATCATGTACAGGGTCGGAGTTGTGGCAAGGGCCAAGGGATATATAGACGGTCAAATTGTTGTGGGAATTCCTCTGGCAGGCCAGGGGAAGAACATCTTTTTTGACCGTTGA
- a CDS encoding MoaD/ThiS family protein: MAKGKGERPGKVTIKLLGHISNFVGTNEIYVDWYEGDKVEVIVSRMIEQFPPKAASLFYNMEKRILSGAILVINDTVIKMPEEFNRSIYPEDKVKVLPVLVGG; this comes from the coding sequence ATGGCTAAGGGAAAGGGGGAGCGGCCTGGCAAGGTTACCATAAAGCTACTGGGACATATATCAAATTTTGTAGGAACAAACGAGATTTACGTTGACTGGTACGAAGGTGATAAGGTTGAGGTTATTGTTAGCAGAATGATCGAGCAATTTCCTCCTAAGGCTGCTAGTCTGTTTTATAACATGGAGAAACGTATCTTATCCGGGGCAATTTTAGTAATTAATGACACCGTTATTAAAATGCCTGAGGAATTTAATAGATCTATATATCCTGAAGATAAGGTTAAGGTCTTACCCGTTCTAGTCGGTGGATAA
- a CDS encoding aldehyde ferredoxin oxidoreductase family protein: protein MKGYAGKLLRVNLTTGAIGSVELKPEVARKYLGGRGLAARILFDEVPAGADPLGPENKVVIGAGPLANSKIPGSTRYIVCTKSPLTGGWGDAHAAGALGPMIKKAGFDAIIIEGSSPKPVYIYVNNGSAEIRDASHLWSMETGACRDQIITETNPGAEVAAIGIAGENLVPYACVISEYNRAAGRSGTGAVLGAKKVKAVAFYGEAQLEMADPEKVDRIRKQMILDINNSPACQGFRTNGTANGVAPHNALGMYPAYNFKEGVSDNIDLVSGETMTRTILAKREACPNCPVFCRRIVKVDSGPYASDSRYGGPEFETIGSLGTCVGIYDLAAITKANELCNKFGVDTINVGLSIAWAMECYEKGILTKEDTGGLDLTWGNVDTVLYLIEAIAKRQGLGELLGKGLKVASEIVGKGSDAFAMQVKNQAFPVHMPRGKIGQGLSFATSNRGACHCQGTHDTNMEAGKIMPDIGFDEKFKGLSRLTKEHKAELEKLAQDMRGWQDSLIACRFVSWDYGPTTPATFAELLNALTGWDVTPKELMEIGERIFNLCRMFNVREGMNRKDDTLPARCGESLPRGATAGSVITKEDLNRLLDEYYELRGWDNNGIPTPEKLRSLGL, encoded by the coding sequence ATGAAGGGTTATGCAGGAAAGTTACTGCGAGTTAACCTGACAACAGGAGCTATCGGTTCGGTGGAATTAAAGCCTGAGGTAGCCAGGAAATACCTGGGGGGCCGGGGATTGGCAGCACGTATTCTATTCGATGAAGTTCCGGCTGGGGCAGACCCGCTGGGGCCTGAAAACAAGGTAGTAATCGGGGCAGGCCCTCTGGCTAACAGCAAAATTCCCGGCAGTACCCGCTACATAGTTTGCACCAAGTCTCCTCTTACCGGTGGTTGGGGGGATGCGCATGCCGCGGGTGCCCTTGGGCCTATGATTAAGAAAGCCGGCTTTGATGCCATCATCATCGAAGGAAGTTCGCCAAAACCAGTATATATTTATGTAAATAACGGGAGTGCTGAAATCAGGGATGCCTCACACCTGTGGAGTATGGAGACTGGGGCATGCAGGGATCAAATTATCACGGAAACAAATCCAGGTGCAGAAGTAGCTGCCATAGGAATTGCGGGCGAGAACCTTGTTCCCTATGCCTGTGTAATCAGTGAGTACAACCGGGCAGCCGGTCGCAGCGGCACAGGAGCTGTGCTTGGCGCTAAGAAGGTAAAAGCGGTTGCCTTCTATGGAGAAGCCCAGTTGGAAATGGCTGATCCAGAAAAGGTCGACAGAATCCGTAAGCAAATGATACTTGATATTAATAACAGTCCTGCCTGTCAGGGCTTTAGGACCAATGGCACCGCTAACGGTGTGGCTCCCCACAATGCGTTGGGAATGTATCCTGCCTATAACTTCAAAGAGGGTGTATCCGACAATATTGATTTAGTCAGCGGGGAAACCATGACTCGCACCATACTGGCCAAGAGAGAAGCCTGTCCTAATTGCCCGGTCTTTTGCAGAAGAATTGTAAAAGTAGATTCAGGTCCTTATGCCAGTGATTCCCGCTATGGTGGACCTGAGTTTGAAACTATCGGTTCCCTTGGTACTTGTGTTGGTATCTATGATCTGGCAGCTATTACCAAGGCTAATGAACTTTGTAATAAGTTTGGGGTAGACACAATTAACGTAGGGTTGTCTATTGCCTGGGCTATGGAGTGCTATGAAAAAGGTATCCTGACTAAGGAAGATACAGGCGGACTGGATCTTACCTGGGGTAATGTGGATACAGTACTCTATCTGATTGAAGCTATTGCTAAGCGGCAGGGTTTGGGGGAGCTGCTTGGTAAAGGCCTGAAAGTAGCTTCTGAAATTGTAGGAAAGGGCTCCGATGCATTTGCTATGCAGGTTAAAAACCAAGCCTTCCCGGTTCACATGCCCCGTGGAAAGATTGGCCAGGGCCTCTCATTTGCCACCTCGAACCGTGGTGCCTGCCACTGCCAAGGAACCCACGACACCAATATGGAAGCCGGCAAGATAATGCCGGATATCGGATTTGATGAGAAGTTTAAGGGGCTTTCCCGCTTAACCAAAGAACATAAAGCAGAGTTGGAAAAACTGGCCCAGGATATGAGGGGCTGGCAGGACAGTTTGATAGCATGCCGCTTCGTATCATGGGACTATGGCCCGACCACCCCGGCTACCTTTGCTGAATTATTAAACGCATTAACCGGCTGGGATGTAACTCCAAAGGAACTTATGGAAATTGGTGAAAGAATATTTAACCTTTGCCGGATGTTCAATGTTCGTGAGGGAATGAACCGAAAGGATGATACCCTACCGGCCCGTTGTGGCGAATCGCTGCCGAGGGGGGCTACCGCCGGTTCCGTAATTACTAAGGAAGACCTAAACCGATTACTTGATGAGTATTATGAACTGCGCGGTTGGGATAACAATGGTATTCCTACTCCGGAAAAGCTGAGATCTTTAGGGCTTTAG
- a CDS encoding NAD(P)-dependent oxidoreductase produces the protein MKKIGFLGCGAMGKGMIKNLLKAGYEVVAYDVSAQAVENVVALGATAGSDPGSIAAEVDAVVSSLPSPQVVKDVMLGENGVVANLKANFILDMSTIDPGTVKEIYQAAKGKGLGFLDCPVSGGPSGADQGTLAIMVGGDQEVYEAAKPVLDAMGTNIFYIGESGTAQVVKLCHNMIVAVNAVALGEAFLTGAKAGLSPKTLAAVIAKSVGRSGVLEIFGPIILENNYDNPKFMLKHMYKDMGLYMKTVDAVNMSSYLGNLVHSLYRSAMLQDKGDKDHTAVCQVLEELAATKIPTE, from the coding sequence ATGAAAAAGATCGGTTTCCTCGGTTGCGGAGCTATGGGTAAGGGTATGATTAAGAATCTGCTGAAGGCAGGGTATGAAGTTGTGGCTTATGATGTGTCTGCTCAAGCAGTGGAGAATGTAGTGGCCCTTGGGGCAACGGCCGGCAGCGACCCTGGAAGTATCGCTGCCGAGGTAGATGCTGTAGTGAGCAGCCTGCCTTCACCCCAGGTTGTTAAAGATGTAATGCTGGGCGAAAACGGAGTAGTGGCTAACCTGAAGGCAAACTTTATCCTGGATATGAGTACCATTGACCCTGGAACTGTAAAAGAAATCTATCAAGCTGCAAAGGGAAAGGGGTTAGGTTTCTTGGACTGCCCGGTGAGCGGTGGCCCTAGTGGAGCAGACCAGGGTACTTTGGCTATTATGGTGGGCGGAGACCAGGAAGTTTATGAAGCAGCTAAACCGGTTCTTGATGCTATGGGTACCAACATTTTCTATATCGGAGAAAGCGGTACAGCACAGGTAGTTAAGCTCTGCCACAATATGATTGTGGCAGTAAATGCGGTAGCCCTGGGAGAGGCCTTCTTAACAGGTGCCAAAGCGGGCCTAAGCCCCAAAACCCTGGCCGCCGTGATTGCCAAGAGTGTCGGCCGGAGCGGTGTTCTAGAAATTTTTGGGCCGATCATTCTTGAAAATAATTATGACAACCCCAAGTTTATGTTGAAACATATGTACAAAGATATGGGCCTCTATATGAAGACCGTTGATGCAGTTAACATGTCATCTTACCTGGGTAACCTGGTTCATTCCCTCTACCGTTCCGCTATGCTGCAAGACAAAGGTGATAAAGACCATACTGCGGTTTGCCAGGTGTTGGAAGAACTGGCAGCTACTAAGATCCCCACTGAATAG